A single genomic interval of Littorina saxatilis isolate snail1 linkage group LG17, US_GU_Lsax_2.0, whole genome shotgun sequence harbors:
- the LOC138951613 gene encoding myosin-2 heavy chain-like isoform X1, protein MVVNKGILICRPMFFWTVLFIELWLTISINADSVVIHAQRETVEDPVPGVVRRQGISLENCAAACAKEAEIACKYFKYLNDSKTCLLSATDNPKINRMASEAAGGSPSTAQGRSGKKSVASWVTELEEKIDELEDQESDIENLKSSVSDLRDELKMLRRSRVSEAHRNRAAKEAQQQAYTQLTRKIVGLKVDGEKFKAAVHALSNMQRVLAKEIGGLKDEQKDVLLKVAELEKSSSDLNTLMASLKASDSALQRELDSIKDGTNDLATKFSKLRDRINQEIANKQMPPGMVKLKHNQGALATALESMTDKVSSLMGRLPFLEKELRGTNQKVANQAMYERELQSKLKVLYKNLIEVKKSVHNLLDPRSAVNMERAKGVLKLKSDVSMLAEMDKGLKNELQDQREDMARLVKDVARVQLMAQNLKDKLTLVLTASRQFQQDIATLKEGQKNGLSVVEVAQMQKQVLVALNRLKTREAILMKQLNKYRASVKKVASQVSQSTSSKSRTNNVVVQLQHRLNRFEKQMQLLFDKTKALTIRMKKPQSQKGIGKLLQAQAQTNARVVDLLKQLQAMRKRISLLGVDLRETKKDTQEEKVEMAKTVKAKAWEMKQKQKEIKQQAVQEKKELLLAKKVKEKALKKDRQRQKKKMKMTLEREKKKMKIAAEKNAALRKKNDQLTHKSATAQGKLEAEKEKNRSKGKKKAKTTIKTSIKTNNKKNKSEKETIVISENKGEAKDALKSMAQGNAVKGKGKWKGKKGQGKGKNGKGKKGPGKGKGKWKGKGKWKGKGKGKGKWKGKGKGKGKWKGKGKGKGKGKGPKSGTLKTENSQIKIAQKGGKTQAVMKESKTITKGKPGGGKGNGKWKGKGKGKGKGKGKWKGKGKGKGKENGKGKRR, encoded by the exons ATGGTGGTTAACAAAGGCATTTTGATATGCAGGCCGATGTTTTTTTGGACGGTGCTCTTCATCGAACTATGGCTGACCATCAGTATCAACGCAGATTCTG TGGTGATTCACGCTCAGAGGGAGACGGTAGAGGACCCCGTCCCAGGTGTTGTCAGGCGTCAGGGCATATCTCTGGAAAACTGCGCCGCGGCTTGTGCAAAG GAAGCGGAGATCGCGTGCAAGTACTTCAAGTACCTGAACGACTCCAAGACATGCCTCCTGTCGGCCACCGACAATCCCAAGATCAACCGCATGGCCAGTGAGGCCGCCGGAGGTTCTCCGAGCACAG CCCAAGGAAGATCAGGGAAGAAGAGTGTAGCGTCATGGGTAACAGAATTGGAAGAGAAAATAGACGAACTGGAAGATCAGGAATCCGATATAGAG AATTTAAAAAGCTCCGTCAGCGACCTTCGCGACGAACTGAAGATGCTCCGGAGGAGCCGCGTTTCAGAAGCTCACCGCAACAGAGCGGCCAAGGAGGCTCAACAGCAGGCCTACACTCAACTGACTCGGAAAATCGTAGGTTTGAAAGTGGACGGGGAAAAGTTCAAGGCGGCGGTGCACGCACTCAGCAACATGCAACGTGTCTTGGCCAAGGAGATCGGCGGCCTCAAAGACGAACAGAAGGACGTTCTGCTCAAAGTGGCTGAG CTGGAGAAGTCTTCCAGTGACCTGAACACACTGATGGCGTCACTGAAAGCCTCAGACAGCGCCCTGCAGCGAGAGCTAGACTCCATCAAGGACGGCACCAACGACCTGGCCACCAAGTTCAGCAAACTCAGGGACAGGATCAATCAGGAGATCGCCAATAAGCAG ATGCCCCCTGGCATGGTGAAGTTGAAGCACAACCAGGGCGCGCTGGCCACGGCCTTGGAGAGCATGACAGACAAGGTGAGCAGTCTGATGGGGCGACTGCCATTCCTGGAGAAGGAACTTCGCGGAACCAACCAGAAGGTGGCCAACCAGGCCATGTACGAACGAGAGCTGCAGTCCAAGCTCAAGGTGCTCTACAAGAATCTCATCGAGGTCAAGAAGTCTGTCCACAACCTCCTGGACCCCAGG TCTGCAGTTAACATGGAGCGAGCCAAGGGTGTGCTAAAACTGAAATCGGACGTGTCGATGCTGGCGGAGATGGACAAGGGTCTGAAGAACGAGCTGCAGGACCAGAGGGAGGACATGGCGCGCCTGGTCAAGGACGTGGCCAGAGTGCAGCTCATGGCTCAGAACCTCAAGGACAAGCTGACCCTCGTGCTGACCGCCAGCAGACAGTTCCAGCAGGACATCGCCACCCTCAAAGAGGGACAG AAAAACGGGCTGTCAGTGGTGGAGGTTGCCCAGATGCAGAAGCAAGTCCTGGTTGCCCTCAACCGCCTCAAGACCCGCGAGGCCATCTTAATGAAGCAGCTCAACAAGTACAGGGCCTCTGTCAAGAAAGTAGCCTCACAGGTGTCTCAGTCAACCAGCAGCAAGTCCCGCACCAACAACGTGGTTGTCCAGCTTCAGCACCGTCTCAACCGCTTCGAGAAACAGATGCAGCTGCTCTTTGACAAGACG AAAGCCCTGACGATTCGAATGAAGAAACCTCAATCACAAAAAGGGATCGGCAAACTCCTTCAAGCCCAAGCTCAGACAAATGCCAGAGTGGTGGACCTGCTCAAGCAACTACAGGCCATGAGAAAGCGGATCTCCTTGCTCGGCGTGGACCTACGAGAAACTAAAAAGGATACTCAAGAGGAGAAGGTAGAAATGGCCAAGACAGTGAAGGCGAAAGCGTGGGAAATGAAACAGAAGCAAAAAGAGATAAAACAGCAAGCCGTTCAAGAGAAAAAGGAACTTCTTTTAGCCAAGAAAGTTAAAGAGAAAGCGCTTAAaaaggacagacagagacagaaaaagaaaatgaaaatgactctggaaagggagaaaaagaaaatgaaaatcgCAGCAGAAAAGAATGCAGCGTTACGGAAGAAAAACGATCAGTTGACACACAAGTCGGCTACAGCGCAAGGCAAGCTGGAAGCAGAAAAGGAGAAAAATAGATCGAAAGGCAAGAAGAAGGCAAAGACAACCATTAAAACTTCaattaaaacaaataataaaaaaaataagtcaGAGAAAGAAACCATTGTAATTTCTGAAAATAAGGGGGAAGCCAAAGACGCTTTAAAATCCATGGCACAAGGAAATGCAGTGAAAGGAAAAGGAAAATGGAAGGGCAAAAAAGGACAAGGGAAAGGCAAGAACGGCAAAGGCAAAAAGGGACCGGGGAAAGGTAAAGGAAAGTGGAAAGGTAAGGGAAAGTGGAAAGGAAAGGGGAAAGGTAAGGGAAAGTGGAAAGGAAAGGGGAAAGGTAAGGGAAAGTGGAAAGGCAAGGGAAAGGGGAAAGGTAAAGGAAAAGGACCCAAGAGTGGAACGTTAAAAACAGAAAACTCTCAAATAAAAATTGCCCAAAAAGGTGGCAAGACCCAAGCAGTCATGAAAGAAAGCAAAACTATTACTAAGGGCAAGCCAGGAGGGGGAAAGGGCAATGGAAAGTGGAAGGGCAAAGGGAAGGGCAAAGGGAAAGGCAAAGGGAAGTGGAAGGGCAAAGGGAAGGGCAAAGGCAAAGAGAATGGCAAAGGCAAGAGGCGCTGA
- the LOC138951613 gene encoding myosin-2 heavy chain-like isoform X2 has protein sequence MVVNKGILICRPMFFWTVLFIELWLTISINADSVVIHAQRETVEDPVPGVVRRQGISLENCAAACAKEAEIACKYFKYLNDSKTCLLSATDNPKINRMASEAAGGSPSTAQGRSGKKSVASWVTELEEKIDELEDQESDIENLKSSVSDLRDELKMLRRSRVSEAHRNRAAKEAQQQAYTQLTRKIVGLKVDGEKFKAAVHALSNMQRVLAKEIGGLKDEQKDVLLKVAELEKSSSDLNTLMASLKASDSALQRELDSIKDGTNDLATKFSKLRDRINQEIANKQMPPGMVKLKHNQGALATALESMTDKVSSLMGRLPFLEKELRGTNQKVANQAMYERELQSKLKVLYKNLIEVKKSVHNLLDPRSAVNMERAKGVLKLKSDVSMLAEMDKGLKNELQDQREDMARLVKDVARVQLMAQNLKDKLTLVLTASRQFQQDIATLKEGQKNGLSVVEVAQMQKQVLVALNRLKTREAILMKQLNKYRASVKKVASQVSQSTSSKSRTNNVVVQLQHRLNRFEKQMQLLFDKTKALTIRMKKPQSQKGIGKLLQAQAQTNARVVDLLKQLQAMRKRISLLGVDLRETKKDTQEEKVEMAKTVKAKAWEMKQKQKEIKQQAVQEKKELLLAKKVKEKALKKDRQRQKKKMKMTLEREKKKMKIAAEKNAALRKKNDQLTHKSATAQGKLEAEKEKNRSKGKKKAKTTIKTSIKTNNKKNKSEKETIVISENKGEAKDALKSMAQGNAVKGKGKWKGKKGQGKGKNGKGKKGPGKGKGKWKGKGKWKGKGKGKGKWKGKGKGKGKGKGPKSGTLKTENSQIKIAQKGGKTQAVMKESKTITKGKPGGGKGNGKWKGKGKGKGKGKGKWKGKGKGKGKENGKGKRR, from the exons ATGGTGGTTAACAAAGGCATTTTGATATGCAGGCCGATGTTTTTTTGGACGGTGCTCTTCATCGAACTATGGCTGACCATCAGTATCAACGCAGATTCTG TGGTGATTCACGCTCAGAGGGAGACGGTAGAGGACCCCGTCCCAGGTGTTGTCAGGCGTCAGGGCATATCTCTGGAAAACTGCGCCGCGGCTTGTGCAAAG GAAGCGGAGATCGCGTGCAAGTACTTCAAGTACCTGAACGACTCCAAGACATGCCTCCTGTCGGCCACCGACAATCCCAAGATCAACCGCATGGCCAGTGAGGCCGCCGGAGGTTCTCCGAGCACAG CCCAAGGAAGATCAGGGAAGAAGAGTGTAGCGTCATGGGTAACAGAATTGGAAGAGAAAATAGACGAACTGGAAGATCAGGAATCCGATATAGAG AATTTAAAAAGCTCCGTCAGCGACCTTCGCGACGAACTGAAGATGCTCCGGAGGAGCCGCGTTTCAGAAGCTCACCGCAACAGAGCGGCCAAGGAGGCTCAACAGCAGGCCTACACTCAACTGACTCGGAAAATCGTAGGTTTGAAAGTGGACGGGGAAAAGTTCAAGGCGGCGGTGCACGCACTCAGCAACATGCAACGTGTCTTGGCCAAGGAGATCGGCGGCCTCAAAGACGAACAGAAGGACGTTCTGCTCAAAGTGGCTGAG CTGGAGAAGTCTTCCAGTGACCTGAACACACTGATGGCGTCACTGAAAGCCTCAGACAGCGCCCTGCAGCGAGAGCTAGACTCCATCAAGGACGGCACCAACGACCTGGCCACCAAGTTCAGCAAACTCAGGGACAGGATCAATCAGGAGATCGCCAATAAGCAG ATGCCCCCTGGCATGGTGAAGTTGAAGCACAACCAGGGCGCGCTGGCCACGGCCTTGGAGAGCATGACAGACAAGGTGAGCAGTCTGATGGGGCGACTGCCATTCCTGGAGAAGGAACTTCGCGGAACCAACCAGAAGGTGGCCAACCAGGCCATGTACGAACGAGAGCTGCAGTCCAAGCTCAAGGTGCTCTACAAGAATCTCATCGAGGTCAAGAAGTCTGTCCACAACCTCCTGGACCCCAGG TCTGCAGTTAACATGGAGCGAGCCAAGGGTGTGCTAAAACTGAAATCGGACGTGTCGATGCTGGCGGAGATGGACAAGGGTCTGAAGAACGAGCTGCAGGACCAGAGGGAGGACATGGCGCGCCTGGTCAAGGACGTGGCCAGAGTGCAGCTCATGGCTCAGAACCTCAAGGACAAGCTGACCCTCGTGCTGACCGCCAGCAGACAGTTCCAGCAGGACATCGCCACCCTCAAAGAGGGACAG AAAAACGGGCTGTCAGTGGTGGAGGTTGCCCAGATGCAGAAGCAAGTCCTGGTTGCCCTCAACCGCCTCAAGACCCGCGAGGCCATCTTAATGAAGCAGCTCAACAAGTACAGGGCCTCTGTCAAGAAAGTAGCCTCACAGGTGTCTCAGTCAACCAGCAGCAAGTCCCGCACCAACAACGTGGTTGTCCAGCTTCAGCACCGTCTCAACCGCTTCGAGAAACAGATGCAGCTGCTCTTTGACAAGACG AAAGCCCTGACGATTCGAATGAAGAAACCTCAATCACAAAAAGGGATCGGCAAACTCCTTCAAGCCCAAGCTCAGACAAATGCCAGAGTGGTGGACCTGCTCAAGCAACTACAGGCCATGAGAAAGCGGATCTCCTTGCTCGGCGTGGACCTACGAGAAACTAAAAAGGATACTCAAGAGGAGAAGGTAGAAATGGCCAAGACAGTGAAGGCGAAAGCGTGGGAAATGAAACAGAAGCAAAAAGAGATAAAACAGCAAGCCGTTCAAGAGAAAAAGGAACTTCTTTTAGCCAAGAAAGTTAAAGAGAAAGCGCTTAAaaaggacagacagagacagaaaaagaaaatgaaaatgactctggaaagggagaaaaagaaaatgaaaatcgCAGCAGAAAAGAATGCAGCGTTACGGAAGAAAAACGATCAGTTGACACACAAGTCGGCTACAGCGCAAGGCAAGCTGGAAGCAGAAAAGGAGAAAAATAGATCGAAAGGCAAGAAGAAGGCAAAGACAACCATTAAAACTTCaattaaaacaaataataaaaaaaataagtcaGAGAAAGAAACCATTGTAATTTCTGAAAATAAGGGGGAAGCCAAAGACGCTTTAAAATCCATGGCACAAGGAAATGCAGTGAAAGGAAAAGGAAAATGGAAGGGCAAAAAAGGACAAGGGAAAGGCAAGAACGGCAAAGGCAAAAAGGGACCGGGGAAAGGTAAAGGAAAGTGGAAAGGTAAGGGAAAGTGGAAAGGAAAGGGGAAAG GTAAGGGAAAGTGGAAAGGCAAGGGAAAGGGGAAAGGTAAAGGAAAAGGACCCAAGAGTGGAACGTTAAAAACAGAAAACTCTCAAATAAAAATTGCCCAAAAAGGTGGCAAGACCCAAGCAGTCATGAAAGAAAGCAAAACTATTACTAAGGGCAAGCCAGGAGGGGGAAAGGGCAATGGAAAGTGGAAGGGCAAAGGGAAGGGCAAAGGGAAAGGCAAAGGGAAGTGGAAGGGCAAAGGGAAGGGCAAAGGCAAAGAGAATGGCAAAGGCAAGAGGCGCTGA